The sequence ccccaaaaaatgtgatattagcacgttcttaaccatgcagaATCAGTTGAGTCTacgtctaaattcccgcaattcttGTAGATCTACGCAGCTGGTTACTTTGGTAAGTATGGAACCCACAAAATATCACCGCGGGTACATAATTACAAAAGTGTCTCACtatcaattgtttttgttgtcGGATTACATTAAAACTAATGTAATACTGTTCTATATTCAGAATATAATGTCATTTAAAGCAACTTTGAACCAAAGCCCCTTTAGTGACAcctcatttttaaatcaattaaaaaattacacatAGTGAAGAAAAGTTAGTGATTGGGGGGAATAATTGAAGAAAACCGAATACACGAAATACATGATATGATTTCAATTTCTCGCATCGAAGTAGCAGAAGTTATGGAACAACATCAATTGGTGTCTTTTTGGCAAGAAATCGCAAACTGCACACTAAATACACGATGCATCGCCCATGCAATGTCCACTGCCTGTAAACACTCAGCCAGAACATCACAATACATATAGATTAAGGGTAGGTGAATGTTAGTGATCGTTTAGAAAAGAAAGTTCAAACAAAACTTGTTAGAAGTGCAGCTATAGTGCGATGCAATAAGATTAATAACCTACCATTTGTGAAAAGTAGCGTCTCTGAAtaatttctccttttttgcGGTCtgtaatattgatttttattgaaattactGATTTGTTAGAGTGCTCGTACCAAATTCttccaaaagaaaaacattccCGCCAAATGTGTTGCATTTCTTAATATTAGACAGCCCAATAAATATTTGGTTGTGGGCAAAAATAACAGCAACCCCGTCACAACGTACCTGTAAAAATGCTTTCTATACGTTTTCTTTAATTGTAGTGCCGGTGAACCTTATTCAGAAATTATGTTAGAACTaacaactaaaatttaaaaaatgctcttTATAATGAAATAGTAACCAATAGGCATAGTTTGTCATTGTCACCAATTCATTTGCTACAGACTTTGATCATATTTTTCTGACCaaatagcaatttttaaatttatcctctttttgcaaaatttaaattcaaaggGACAAAAGTTGTTGCACGAGCGGATTGTTATTGCAAAGGAACaaggaattgtttttttttccaaacttacTTGTAGCAATCCGCCTTGATTAGTTTCAGTGTCATGAACTGGAAACTCTCCTCCCAGGGCTCTTCCCTCAACATTCACTTTTCCTCGTGCAGCCGCTCTTTCCATTGCTGCCTTCATACATTGATAAAGTTCTCGGCACTTTTTCGTGTGGAATTTATGCATATGCACTTTATCGTCATGTCGTCTCCAAAGACAAAGAATCTTTGTTTTCGGCGAGTATGTGATATTCACAAGACGCTCGTACCACCAACGCTCAGTTGCCGCACCGGTTATTGATCGGAGGACAACTGCATCATCGCAAACCTGAAGAATAAATTTAGCATGAATTCATATCAAGGTGACATTCAGAATGCACGCTTTTGGGTTTTGTTAAACGTTTCACGTTCAGAAAACGTTAACGGTCACCCGCCTAGAATTGAATTACCAGTTCACGTTATCCTGACACAAAGCATCAGGTTAGGCAATCTGAAGGTTGGAAGACCCATGAATTGTTCTATTCGACCTAGCACTTGTTGTTTGGGCAAATATAAATCCCAcaagaaaaatgatattatTTTAATGTGAGTGAACGTATAAATTATACCAAAATGGTGTCAACGCGTGAAAAACTGAAGAGAACGCATGCTGATTTCTATTATCACCTTTTTTCAATCCGCTATACTATTTCATTACTCGGCAATTCGCAGCATCTTATTCACCAACTTTCGCAACTTTAGAAATGCCAAGTGCAAAGGTTGCtaaaatttggtttaaaaattgttaaagttGGGTGAAATTGGTTCAAGTCGTGGATGGCCCCAAACATTTGCACCGAAAAACTTCTTAGAATTGGTTGAACTTGGTTAAAAAGTTGCTGGAGAGTAAAGTTGCCGGTTAAGTTGCTAAAATTGGTGAATAAGTTGCGGCGAATCGCCGAAATTATATTTCTATTGCTACTGCTACTGATCGTGGCCAGGCTCTCGTGGCTCTCGTGGCTCTCAATATACGGAGATGTAGTATTGCACACAGGTGTATTTGACATCCGAAAATCGCATAATGCATTTTTCTAAAAGCTCATCGAAAAATCACGCACCTCCATAAACATCATCTGACCATCTGAGCTTTGTCCAGGACACACTGTGAACGATTGTTTCTGCACTAGCCGGCTTCCAAGTGGCTTGAGTGGAATGAAGTTGCCTTGTGTTGACGGCAATTCATCAAGCAGcttatttatttcttttgaGCAAACTAAACCAATGTGAGCTTTTCCTAGAAGTCGCCGAACTTTTTGCTGAAGAGCCTTTTGTCCGGTTCCACACATAATCATGTACGCAGTCATATTGTGAAGTAAAGTCGAAAGAAGACGATCTTCTTCCAATTCAAGGCGCTTTTTTTCGGAATCGTTTAACGCGGagtacctgattttcaaacttttacctaatttttagaactcaATTTTTACCTGTCAATCATTTCCGATGGCTCTTGGTCCATTCCGACGATTTCGCGTTCCTGCGCAACAAGATCCACAAATGCGTTTTCCCAGAACTGTagattttgccaaatttgatgTTGAACTGccactgaaaaatgtaatcgtaatacaagaaaatttgaaatttgacttaCATATTAATTCTTGATAGATATAATGTCTCACTGGCTCATTTGGAGTTGGAAGCACTTTGCAAGGTTCTTGTTTCCCAACAGGTAGTGTTGTTGGTGGTGCTGGTTTCAAAAGTGGTTTCGTCTGTTCATCAGCATCAGCAAGAAAACTCGGAGAGCTTGGTTGTGCAGGTTGGTTGTTTGGCACAAGATTTTGCGGAGTTTCATCTACCGCTGTTGTTTTAACTTTTGGTCTCGGTGGTAATGGAGGTGGAGCCCTCGCTCCTTCGGGCACTTTTGGTGGAGCTCCTAGAGGAGGTGGatttctttttggaattggTGGAGCTTCACGTGGAGGGACTGGTGGTGGTAAGGCTGGCGAACGAGTGGATTGTGCAATTTCATGATTATTAGTCGATGTTGGTGTGACGTTTTGTCCAAGCGGTTTGGTTGGAGTACGGAGATCAATTGTAGAGGCGGGAAGTTTTGGTCTAGATTCTTTGAGAATGTCATTTGAGTGTTCGGAGGGTGTTGTCATCtgaagacaattttttagcaaattaattttgtaaatctGTGAGTTCACTAGCCCCCTGCCGCCTAGCGGGGTAGGTCGCACTTCCTAGAACATGCCCACAAATAtgattaaatataattttcaaatgttttatattattttgcaaaatttcaatctaAAACCAACCGTGCTTGGAGCAGAACTGCTTGGTGTTATAACCTCTCCTCCACCCATCGCCCAGTAATGTGTGTGAGCAATTTCAAGAACATGGAATACACTAGCAAACCCGCAACATCCAGGAGTGTTGAATGACACCTCGATTCCTTCCAGACACGCTTTAAGGATTTTCACATATGCTTTGAACTGGCCTTTTGTCAATTGCTGAAAGTAAAAGGGAActcatgaaaaaataatattcaccCCTCCCTCTTACCACTTCTTTGACATATTCATCTTCTGATAGTTTGACTTCTAACCCCAGATTTAATTTCGAGCAGACAAGTTCTCGAAGACTTTCATCCTCCATCAGCCGCTTCAATTTTGGAGCAGAAAACATTCCGACGCTCTGTCCCACTAACGCTTGATCGCAGAATTCTTTCACGGTTTGCTGATTCTTGCTGAAACATATTATATAGTTTTTAATCCGCTGTTTTATGtagatttcagtttttttcaaattgtaattttctgtACCTCTGCTGATTTGCAGTTTGTTGACTTGTCGGATTCGGCTGGGTTTTTGATCTCACAATGTGCTGACTTTGTTCAATTCTATTTGCAAGGGGCTTCATTGTTCGCTCTTTGAGCGCCTGAGCCTTTGGAGCAGTTTTGTTGATTACTTGACTGAAAACACTTTGACTTTTCTCCGCGTATCCGTTGATTGCATTCATTAACGAAGGTCCTAACACTTTCTCACCAGAGTCCGTTAGTGTGGTGAGTCCCTACAAATcatatttgaacaattttgaatttatttacaGCTTTAATGTTCTGAATACcgaacctaattttttaaagcaaatcaCTACTCACTTTCATTCTTAATCCAGATTTAATAGAACCCCTACTAGTAGGTGTATCGGAAGCATCACTTCCAGGATTATGAATTGTCTTTCTTCTTTGTGACACTGGAGTAGATTCATACTCAGAATCGCTCCCATGATCAAACGAGAATGCTCCTTGAGAATTAGATTTTAGTGCTAAATTATCTGCAAGTCTTGCAAAGTCCGCTTCACTATCAACTGCTGACGTGGAAAGTGAAGAGTCCGGACTACTCCTTCCACTGCTCAATGAGCTGTCAATTGACACGACACTCTCGCTTTGTGGGAGTTCTAATGTCATTGGCTCTTTGTAAATGTAATTTACTTCGGCGAGTGGTTTGGTGACTTCTCCTCCGGCATCTGAACAAAATGGGTTGTGCAACAAAATAAAGTATATAACCTTAAATTACCTGTAACTTGGTTTTCATCAAATACCAAATCATCAATGCTATTGGAGTTTTCCGTAGAAGTTGCACTATCATCTTCATAGTCATCATTATCAATTTCAGCGTTGTACACACGAATGGCAGAGTCTAATGTGGAATTGTTGGGGTACACCTGAAGCAAATACTTGTACTATAATTGGGTCTACAAGAAACCGGACTTACCATAAAATGAACAGGCATGAGTGATTCGCTGAACCACTTCGGTTTATCGCCAACTTGCTCGGCACTCTCAATTCCCGCTTGCACTCTAACAAACGTCTCATTTTTGGGACAAAGACAACATTCTGCAAAATATTCCACTGCTTGAGTTCGACACAGGTCAGTGATCAATTGTGTGCATTGCGGACGACTTCGAAGAAATGAGTCCGTTTGCAACGACACCACTGGCCTGGGGTAAAGCCGGAGGGTTCTGGTATGTTCACTGAAGTTTCCGAAAACATTGGCCGAGTTGAAGAATTGAACCTGGACAATGATGCTTTATTCAGAtaggtttgaaaaatatcatatACCATTGCAACTCGACATGCTACATCGACACTGTCAATGTCGATTCCAAAATCTGCATCTGTCACGCTGGTCTCATTGTCCACAGTCATAGTAGTCATTTTGTTAATGGCATTTTTCAGACGTTCCTGAAAATgctagtttttgagattaacCACCAACATACGAAACTATCAATATGCTACAAAATATATTCGAAAAAGgacgtcgtttttttttaaataatcagCTCACTTTCAAATGTGTGGCGTCTGGTTCAGGAAGATCGGGGATGTATAAATCATCTGGAACCTGTAGACAATTTGTGTCCAAGTCAACGAGAATGACATCTGACGGGAGCTCTCTAATTTTGCGATGATGGAAAAACGATGAAGGGACACCAATCAAAAACGGAGTCGGAGCAAGAAGAAGCTGCTCGGCGGATGGCATGTAAGCTGGCAGGAGAGGTATGACAGGAAACATGTATTCCAGTGGGTATAAAAGTGCTACTATGGAGAGTATGCACATGCTTACAGCGTTGTAGTTTCGGGATTGAATAACAATCTGAATAATGTTAAcctttgtgaaaaaaaaagtttttagttcaaaaattacctTAAACTCCAGCATTGCTGCGGTCAAAACACGAAGAGCCATGTCGATACCGAGGATTTCAAACGGAATGTGCAATGGGAAGTCGATTAGTGTGAATCTGGTATGATCCGGAAGGGCAAACTCAAAAACTTGTGACAGATCCATAGGCAtcacctgaaaaaaatgttctgtagAACAGTTACTAGGCATCTAATAATTTAATACATAGAACCTGTAGACATAAGTAGTAAAATGTGGCTAGGTTTTGCGAAATTGGATTTCAAGgtctaatatattttttggaatttaaaatgtattgGAAGAATCTATATAATTCTAGatcaatttaaaacattttcttgcCTCAATTTGAACTTTGGTTTTTCCTGGAACAGGCACTGGGGAGCTTAACAACATTAAGATCCATGTCTCAATCTCCTTAATTTCCTTCATCACCTCCGGTACAATTGGCTCATTATAATGACCTGTAAGTATTGCCCAAACGACGTCTCTGTAAATATAGAATTCATGACGATCGCCTCCTTCACAAAAATACTCACTTGAGCCCAGTCCGCTGTGCGGCTCTGTGATTGCTGCTGTCAATGATGCGcttgagaagaagaagtacttgatgaaaaattgaaacgaaGGGATGGTGTGAAATAAAGCAGAGACTCGTCAATGAGACGTGGGAGTCGCGTctgaattgcaaattttttagtattatagAAATATTACCACAGAGAATTAAAGAAGACAAAAAGATAACATACTTTTTGTGGTGAGCATCATCTGGAACCTTCTTGATTTCATCTTTAGGAGTTGAGCGTCTGTCGAAAGATTGGTAAAAATTAAGGCAGATTCCATATCGAACTTTTGCAGAGTCCTTTTCCGTCAGCatgaacacaaaaaattgtggatCATTCCGTGCATTTTTGCGTAGACGTGCACCTGGAACATATGTATTCTAAATATT comes from Caenorhabditis elegans chromosome X and encodes:
- the aex-3 gene encoding MAP kinase-activating death domain protein (Confirmed by transcript evidence); the protein is MNDKEKEICPRLIDFLVVVGKRNRTRGASQSSPDATTDTTVTYPEILRRYPTDDHKDFILPTDVTVFCQPEGCTTTSARLRKNARNDPQFFVFMLTEKDSAKVRYGICLNFYQSFDRRSTPKDEIKKVPDDAHHKKRDSHVSLTSLCFISHHPFVSIFHQVLLLLKRIIDSSNHRAAQRTGLKDVVWAILTGHYNEPIVPEVMKEIKEIETWILMLLSSPVPVPGKTKVQIEVMPMDLSQVFEFALPDHTRFTLIDFPLHIPFEILGIDMALRVLTAAMLEFKIVIQSRNYNAVSMCILSIVALLYPLEYMFPVIPLLPAYMPSAEQLLLAPTPFLIGVPSSFFHHRKIRELPSDVILVDLDTNCLQVPDDLYIPDLPEPDATHLKERLKNAINKMTTMTVDNETSVTDADFGIDIDSVDVACRVAMVQFFNSANVFGNFSEHTRTLRLYPRPVVSLQTDSFLRSRPQCTQLITDLCRTQAVEYFAECCLCPKNETFVRVQAGIESAEQVGDKPKWFSESLMPVHFMVYPNNSTLDSAIRVYNAEIDNDDYEDDSATSTENSNSIDDLVFDENQVTDAGGEVTKPLAEVNYIYKEPMTLELPQSESVVSIDSSLSSGRSSPDSSLSTSAVDSEADFARLADNLALKSNSQGAFSFDHGSDSEYESTPVSQRRKTIHNPGSDASDTPTSRGSIKSGLRMKGLTTLTDSGEKVLGPSLMNAINGYAEKSQSVFSQVINKTAPKAQALKERTMKPLANRIEQSQHIVRSKTQPNPTSQQTANQQSKNQQTVKEFCDQALVGQSVGMFSAPKLKRLMEDESLRELVCSKLNLGLEVKLSEDEYVKEVQLTKGQFKAYVKILKACLEGIEVSFNTPGCCGFASVFHVLEIAHTHYWAMGGGEVITPSSSAPSTMTTPSEHSNDILKESRPKLPASTIDLRTPTKPLGQNVTPTSTNNHEIAQSTRSPALPPPVPPREAPPIPKRNPPPLGAPPKVPEGARAPPPLPPRPKVKTTAVDETPQNLVPNNQPAQPSSPSFLADADEQTKPLLKPAPPTTLPVGKQEPCKVLPTPNEPVRHYIYQELILAVQHQIWQNLQFWENAFVDLVAQEREIVGMDQEPSEMIDRYSALNDSEKKRLELEEDRLLSTLLHNMTAYMIMCGTGQKALQQKVRRLLGKAHIGLVCSKEINKLLDELPSTQGNFIPLKPLGSRLVQKQSFTVCPGQSSDGQMMFMEVCDDAVVLRSITGAATERWWYERLVNITYSPKTKILCLWRRHDDKVHMHKFHTKKCRELYQCMKAAMERAAARGKVNVEGRALGGEFPVHDTETNQGGLLQVRCDGVAVIFAHNQIFIGLSNIKKCNTFGGNVFLLEEFDRKKGEIIQRRYFSQMAVDIAWAMHRVFSVQFAISCQKDTN
- the aex-3 gene encoding MAP kinase-activating death domain protein (Confirmed by transcript evidence), giving the protein MNDKEKEICPRLIDFLVVVGKRNRTRGASQSSPDATTDTTVTYPEILRRYPTDDHKDFILPTDVTVFCQPEGCTTTSARLRKNARNDPQFFVFMLTEKDSAKVRYGICLNFYQSFDRRSTPKDEIKKVPDDAHHKKRDSHVSLTSLCFISHHPFVSIFHQVLLLLKRIIDSSNHRAAQRTGLKDVVWAILTGHYNEPIVPEVMKEIKEIETWILMLLSSPVPVPGKTKVQIEVMPMDLSQVFEFALPDHTRFTLIDFPLHIPFEILGIDMALRVLTAAMLEFKIVIQSRNYNAVSMCILSIVALLYPLEYMFPVIPLLPAYMPSAEQLLLAPTPFLIGVPSSFFHHRKIRELPSDVILVDLDTNCLQVPDDLYIPDLPEPDATHLKERLKNAINKMTTMTVDNETSVTDADFGIDIDSVDVACRVAMVQFFNSANVFGNFSEHTRTLRLYPRPVVSLQTDSFLRSRPQCTQLITDLCRTQAVEYFAECCLCPKNETFVRVQAGIESAEQVGDKPKWFSESLMPVHFMVYPNNSTLDSAIRVYNAEIDNDDYEDDSATSTENSNSIDDLVFDENQVTDAGGEVTKPLAEVNYIYKEPMTLELPQSESVVSIDSSLSSGRSSPDSSLSTSAVDSEADFARLADNLALKSNSQGAFSFDHGSDSEYESTPVSQRRKTIHNPGSDASDTPTSRGSIKSGLRMKGLTTLTDSGEKVLGPSLMNAINGYAEKSQSVFSQVINKTAPKAQALKERTMKPLANRIEQSQHIVRSKTQPNPTSQQTANQQSKNQQTVKEFCDQALVGQSVGMFSAPKLKRLMEDESLRELVCSKLNLGLEVKLSEDEYVKEVQLTKGQFKAYVKILKACLEGIEVSFNTPGCCGFASVFHVLEIAHTHYWAMGGGEVITPSSSAPSTMTTPSEHSNDILKESRPKLPASTIDLRTPTKPLGQNVTPTSTNNHEIAQSTRSPALPPPVPPREAPPIPKRNPPPLGAPPKVPEGARAPPPLPPRPKVKTTAVDETPQNLVPNNQPAQPSSPSFLADADEQTKPLLKPAPPTTLPVGKQEPCKVLPTPNEPVRHYIYQELILAVQHQIWQNLQFWENAFVDLVAQEREIVGMDQEPSEMIDRYSALNDSEKKRLELEEDRLLSTLLHNMTAYMIMCGTGQKALQQKVRRLLGKAHIGLVCSKEINKLLDELPSTQGNFIPLKPLGSRLVQKQSFTVCPGQSSDGQMMFMEVCDDAVVLRSITGAATERWWYERLVNITYSPKTKILCLWRRHDDKVHMHKFHTKKCRELYQCMKAAMERAAARGKVNVEGRALGGEFPVHDTETNQGGLLQVRCDGVAVIFAHNQIFIGLSNIKKCNTFGGNVFLLEEFDRKKGEIIQRRYFSQMADQICYAVLCVFSLAAAGHKKEEHSK